From Saccopteryx leptura isolate mSacLep1 chromosome 3, mSacLep1_pri_phased_curated, whole genome shotgun sequence, one genomic window encodes:
- the ZNF526 gene encoding zinc finger protein 526, producing the protein MAEMVAEVTEMAEMPTQMSPGAVEMSIPVFGEMTEISTEVTEMKPGEALASSLFFQHHQFMCSECGSLYNTLEEVISHQEQHVPTVTEGALTIQDAGLEPELMPGAEDGPFQCGECNQLILSRDELLAHQDAHLRESASQIQYQCGDCQELFPSPELWVAHRKAQHLSTAAAGPPVPPLPPPPAPPPPPSAPAGVKMEPYECPECCTLCATPEEFLEHQGAHFDSLEKEECNGLEEDEEDEDDDETEEEEEALAAEIGDDAIGGEKSTANQAQSCGDCPQHWTSAGARQQHRQASRGPASTTHPFCCSQCQRSFSSANRLLAHGRAHVGGTHECTICFKVFKKAASLEQHLRLHRGEARYLCVDCGRGFSTELTLVAHRRAHTANPLHRCRCGKTFSNMTKFLYHRRTHAGKSGVPPTTAAASRPPAEPRPPPTPPTLPAQLPCPQCSKSFASASRLSRHRRTVHGPPERRHCCGVCGKGFKKLVHVHNHLRTHTGERPFQCHSCGKTFASLANLSRHQLTHTGVRPYQCLDCGKRFTQSSNLQQHRRLHLRPVAFARAPRLPITSLYKSPYYCGTCGRWFRAMAGLRLHQRVHARARTITLQPRSPPPAPPPPSHPQQTIMCTELGETIAIIETSQPLALEDTLQLCQAALGASEMSGLLQLDTAFL; encoded by the coding sequence ATGGCAGAGATGGTGGCTGAGGTCACTGAGATGGCCGAGATGCCAACACAAATGTCACCAGGGGCAGTAGAAATGTCGATACCAGTGTTTGGGGAGATGACAGAGATATCAACAGAGGTGACTGAAATGAAACCTGGGGAGGCCCTTGCCTCATCCCTCTTTTTCCAGCACCATCAGTTCATGTGCTCTGAGTGTGGCAGCCTCTACAACACACTAGAGGAAGTCATCTCGCACCAGGAGCAGCACGTGCCCACTGTCACCGAGGGGGCACTGACCATCCAGGATGCTGGTCTGGAGCCAGAGCTgatgccaggtgctgaggatggaccCTTCCAGTGTGGTGAGTGCAACCAGCTCATCCTCTCTCGTGATGAGCTCCTGGCTCACCAGGATGCCCACCTCCGGGagtctgcaagccagatacagTACCAGTGTGGGGACTGCCAGGAGCTGTTCCCCTCACCTGAGCTGTGGGTGGCACATCGGAAGGCCCAGCATCTTTCTACTGCAGCAGCCGGACCACCAGTGCCGCCACTCCCACCACCTCcagcaccaccacctccaccctcTGCTCCAGCTGGAGTCAAGATGGAACCTTACGAGTGTCCAGAGTGCTGTACACTCTGtgccacccctgaggagttcttGGAGCATCAAGGTGCCCACTTCGACTCCCTAGAGAAAGAGGAATGCAATGGGCTAGAGGAAGACGAagaagatgaagatgatgatgagacagaggaggaagaggaagctttAGCAGCAGAGATTGGTGATGATGCTATAGGAGGTGAGAAGTCCACGGCCAACCAGGCCCAGAGCTGTGGAGACTGTCCTCAACACTGGACTTCAGCAGGGGCACGCCAGCAACACCGGCAGGCATCCCGTGGCCCAGCATCAACAACCCACCCCTTCTGCTGCAGCCAGTGCCAACGCAGCTTCAGCTCAGCAAACCGGCTGCTGGCTCATGGGAGGGCTCATGTTGGTGGCACACATGAGTGCACCATATGCTTCAAGGTCTTCAAGAAAGCAGCCTCACTGGAGCAGCACCTACGGCTGCACCGTGGGGAAGCCCGCTACCTCTGTGTGGACTGCGGCCGTGGCTTCAGCACAGAACTCACATTGGTGGCTCACCGGCGAGCTCACACTGCCAACCCATTGCACCGCTGCCGCTGTGGCAAGACATTTAGCAACATGACCAAGTTTCTCTACCACAGGCGCACCCATGCAGGCAAGAGCGGGGTGCCCCCCACCACTGCAGCAGCCTCCCGTCCTCCAGCTGAGCCCAGACCCCCACCAACACCCCCTACCCTGCCTGCCCAGCTACCCTGCCCACAGTGTTCCAAGTCCTTTGCCTCAGCCTCCCGCCTTTCCCGGCACCGGCGCACAGTCCACGGGCCCCCTGAGCGGCGACACTGCTGCGGGGTCTGCGGCAAGGGCTTCAAGAAGCTGGTCCATGTTCACAACCACCTACGGACACATACAGGCGAGAGGCCCTTCCAGTGCCACTCCTGTGGCAAGACTTTTGCTTCTCTGGCCAATCTCAGCCGCCACCAACTGACCCACACAGGTGTGCGCCCCTATCAGTGCCTGGACTGTGGCAAGCGCTTCACGCAGAGCTCCAACCTGCAGCAGCACCGAAGACTGCACCTGCGGCCTGTGGCTTTTGCTCGCGCACCCCGCCTCCCCATCACCAGTCTCTACAAGAGCCCCTACTACTGCGGGACATGTGGCCGCTGGTTCCGCGCCATGGCAGGCCTGCGCCTGCATCAGCGGGTTCATGCCCGAGCACGGACGATAACACTGCAGCCCAGATCACCaccgcctgccccgcccccgccctcccATCCTCAGCAAACTATCATGTGCACTGAGCTTGGGGAGACCATTGCCATCATTGAGACATCCCAACCACTGGCACTTGAGGACACACTGCAGCTGTGCCAGGCAGCACTGGGGGCCAGCGAAATGAGTGGGCTGTTGCAGTTGGACACGGCCTTCCTGTGA